The segment CCCCGGCTGATCGCCGAACTTGACGGGATCGCCCGTGACGGCGAGGACGTGGTCGATGCCGAGGGCGTGCAGTCCGAGTACCTGGGACTGCAGGCTGGCCAGGTTCCGGTCGCGGCAGGTGATGTGCAGCAGCGGCCTGATGCCGGCCTCCTCCTTGACGATCTGTCCTACCGCCATGTTGCTGATCCGCGTGACAGCCAGGGAATTGTCGGCCATGGTGAGGGCGTCGGCGCCCGCCTTCTTCAGGGCTTCTGCTCCCCGCACGATAGGCCCGTGATCCAGGTCCCGGGGCGGGTCGAGCTCGACAATGACGGTCACCCGTTCCTTGACCAGATCCACGATCGACGGTTCAACCGCCGGGGGCGCGGGTGCGGGACGGGCAGGTCGGGCCGGGCCCGCCGGACGCGCCGGGACCCGGACTTCAACCGGCAGGACCTTCTTGCGCGTGACGATCTCCTGGCCTTCCAGGGCCTGGGCCATGGCTTGCACGTGCTCGGGCATGGTACCGCAGCACCCGCCGATCAGCCGCACGCCCTGGTCGCGAAGGCGGAGCGCGCTCGTTGCGAAGTACTCCGGCGTCGCCTCGTAGATGAACCGGCCGTCCACGTAAACGGGGGAACCGGCATTCGGGAAGGCCGAGAGCACCAGCCCCTCCGTTAAGGGAACCGGCGCCAGGGCGTCCAACAGGCCCTTGGGACCGCTGCGGCAGTTGACCCCCACCACGTCGGCGCCGGCCGCACCCAACTGGTCGAAGGCCTCCACGACCTCGAACCCGTCGTCCGACTGTCCGTACTGGTCCACCGCAAGCTGGCAAATCACCGGCAGGCCGCAGACTTCCCGGCAGACCGCGAGTGCCGCCTTGAGGTCATCGAGCCGGAGAAAGGTCTCCAGGATGATCGCGTCCGCGCCGCCGCCGGCAAGAGCGGCGATCTGTTCCGTATACACCCGTCTGTGGTCGTCTTCGGTGTATTCCCGGTGGGGCAGTCCCCGGGCCGGACCCACGGCGCCGGCCACGTAGGCGCGGGTGCCCACGGCCTGCCGTGCGATCTCGATGCCCCGGGCGTTCAACGCCTCCGCCTGGTCTTCCAGATTGTACTTCGACAGGGACAGGGCATTAGCCCCGAAAGTATTGGTTTCAATCAGCCCGGCGCCAGCGTCCACGTATTCCTCGTGGATCTTCCGGATCAGATCGGGCCGGCTCTGGTTGATCTCGTCGAAACAGACTTCCATGGGCACGCCGCGGGCGTACAGCATGGTTCCGATGGCACCGTCCGCCACAAGCAGGGAGGACCGG is part of the Gemmatimonadota bacterium genome and harbors:
- a CDS encoding bifunctional homocysteine S-methyltransferase/methylenetetrahydrofolate reductase, which codes for MNTSLLDHLRSSLLVADGAIGTMLYARGVPMEVCFDEINQSRPDLIRKIHEEYVDAGAGLIETNTFGANALSLSKYNLEDQAEALNARGIEIARQAVGTRAYVAGAVGPARGLPHREYTEDDHRRVYTEQIAALAGGGADAIILETFLRLDDLKAALAVCREVCGLPVICQLAVDQYGQSDDGFEVVEAFDQLGAAGADVVGVNCRSGPKGLLDALAPVPLTEGLVLSAFPNAGSPVYVDGRFIYEATPEYFATSALRLRDQGVRLIGGCCGTMPEHVQAMAQALEGQEIVTRKKVLPVEVRVPARPAGPARPARPAPAPPAVEPSIVDLVKERVTVIVELDPPRDLDHGPIVRGAEALKKAGADALTMADNSLAVTRISNMAVGQIVKEEAGIRPLLHITCRDRNLASLQSQVLGLHALGIDHVLAVTGDPVKFGDQPGASNVYDISSFELIRLIKQMNEGVGFSGRTLNGRTAFTVAAAFDPNGPNLERRIRRLERKVEAGADMIMTQPLFDRRQAKQLYEATRDAGVPILPGVMPLVSDGNTEFLHNEVPGFVVPDDVRARMARVGRGRKARREGVAIARELIESVLTYFNGLYLITPFNRYPMTVELTEFALQATARKAPE